TCGTGGGGGATTAAGTGAACTCATTCAGGCCCTGGTGGAGGCCTTGCGCAAACGTGGAGTCGGGTTGATGGCAGGGGTCGGGTGTCTGGAAATTCAATCTCCGACTCTGGAGTCAGGGGAATTTCAGGTCATGTTGGAGAATGGAAACCGGCTTCCGGCTGATGCGGTCGTGTTGGCCACTCCGGCATATCAGACCGCTCGATTACTTCGTGCAATTCGCCCCGAAACAGCGAGTCTGTTAGATGGGATCCCCTATGCTTCGACCGCGACGATTTCCATGGCCTATCCCGCTGAGTCTATTGCTTCACAGATACGAGGATTCGGATTTGTGGTGCCTCGAAAAGAACAACGCTCATTGCTAGCCGCAACCTGGACTTCGTTGAAGTGGCCCGATCGGAGCCGGGCTGGAGAAACGCTGATCCGTGGTTATATCGGAGGTCGAGGGCGAGAGACGATTGTGGAGCAGGATGATCGCACCCTTGTGAAGTGTGTTCGTGCAGAATTACTGTCTATGGTGGGAATCTCGGCCGCCCCGACCTATACAGAAGTCCATCGATGGCGGCAGGGGATGCCACAATATGTGCTCGGACATGCGGACCGGTTGGCTAAGGTTCAGGAACAGTTAGCCCATTTGCCCGGGCTGTATGTCACGGGAGCAGGTTTGTATGGCATCGGTATCCCTGATTGTATACGGGAAGGCACAAAGGTTGGAAAGCAACTGCTACAGGATTATGCCGCGAATCATGGAATAAAAAATTCTGGAAGCACAGAATCCGGTGGAAGGGGTCAGATCGGATAACGTGGAAGAGCAAATGGAAGCGATTGTTCGGGCTCATGCCTGTGTCAGCGGAAAAGTTCAAGGAGTCGGGTTTCGAGCGTTTGTGCAAATGCAGGCCAACAACATGGCATTACATGGGTGGGTGCGAAACCGAGCTGAAGGAGAAGTCGAATTGGAAGTTGAAGGTCCTCAAGCATCAGTTCATACCTTTCTTGAAGCCATTCATAAAGGACCTCCTCTCTCTCAAGTTCTTCAGGTAACGGTTGACTGGAAAGACCCAAACAGGCAAACTGAAGGGTTTCATGTCCTTCGTACTTCTCTGTAGGGGATGGGGACATTGGAACCGGGTTGTTCCGATCTCAAAAACGGAACCATCCACGGTTGTTATCATTGTTGAATTGTTTTCCCATGAACTATAAAGCACATATTCGTGAGGTTCCCGATTTTCCTAAGCCGGGTATCCTTTTTTACGATATTACGCCCTTATTAAATAATCCTGTTTGTTTTCGTTCCATTATCGACGAGTGCATTCATCACTATCAGGATGCCGGTATTACCAGAGTGGTGGGCATTGAATCGCGAGGATTTATTTTGGGAAGCCCATTGGCCTATCACTTGAAAGCCGGTTTTGTTCCGGTTCGGAAGCCAGGCAAATTGCCGGCCGATGTGTTTGAAGTCAATTATAATTTAGAGTATGGCTCGACGACTTTGGCGATTCATCGTGATGCGATTCAAAAGGGAGAGCGAGTGCTTGTGGTTGATGATCTCCTTGCCACTGGAGGAACGGCCGGGGCGACCGTCCACCTGATTCGGCAATTAGGTGGCGATATTGCCGGCGTGGTATTTCTTGTCGAATTGCTG
Above is a window of Candidatus Nitrospira neomarina DNA encoding:
- the hemG gene encoding protoporphyrinogen oxidase, whose amino-acid sequence is MRKIPYQVVIVGGGISGLATAYALTEESATTQTPVQCTVVEREPRWGGKILTHVTDNYLIEGGPDSFLTSKPWALELCRTLGLQDQLISTNPQHNQTFSFCRGALRELPQGLLAFRPRRVDTLVSSGLLTWGGMLRMAAERFWPKQNPRPSDESLGEFFRRRFGTEAFEYLIEPLVAGIYAGDADELSIESTFPRFRELEREHGSVIKGMRKALASAPPASSSSGAATTMFMSLRGGLSELIQALVEALRKRGVGLMAGVGCLEIQSPTLESGEFQVMLENGNRLPADAVVLATPAYQTARLLRAIRPETASLLDGIPYASTATISMAYPAESIASQIRGFGFVVPRKEQRSLLAATWTSLKWPDRSRAGETLIRGYIGGRGRETIVEQDDRTLVKCVRAELLSMVGISAAPTYTEVHRWRQGMPQYVLGHADRLAKVQEQLAHLPGLYVTGAGLYGIGIPDCIREGTKVGKQLLQDYAANHGIKNSGSTESGGRGQIG
- a CDS encoding acylphosphatase → MEEQMEAIVRAHACVSGKVQGVGFRAFVQMQANNMALHGWVRNRAEGEVELEVEGPQASVHTFLEAIHKGPPLSQVLQVTVDWKDPNRQTEGFHVLRTSL
- a CDS encoding adenine phosphoribosyltransferase, translating into MNYKAHIREVPDFPKPGILFYDITPLLNNPVCFRSIIDECIHHYQDAGITRVVGIESRGFILGSPLAYHLKAGFVPVRKPGKLPADVFEVNYNLEYGSTTLAIHRDAIQKGERVLVVDDLLATGGTAGATVHLIRQLGGDIAGVVFLVELLKLDGRNKLNGCDIYSLITYE